A single region of the Sphingobium sp. EP60837 genome encodes:
- a CDS encoding glycosyltransferase yields the protein MNRRPRVEPQLQNNNPIIAIGNYDFRPSGTVVKSIEIAAACAKAGLPVELWVVRDEGALRARVPAGVPVFETGSAMRLHNRGLDLALNIPALAAALRRRRPTLFLSGGNHLHLAARIALGLSGRRRSIQLGARASNSAHHGKATRWQALIGTWSNRLKFGGADFIVAVSHALAAEIQTALPKKSVGIIANGVDLAKVDRLVSAPFAHHFLDEQCDRPPLLVTIGRIVRQKGFDLLVSALGRLDDIGARLMIIGDGDSTKIAALKSLAEAEGVAHRVALLGYQDNPFAILSRADLFVSASRWEGASNALIEALACGLPIVATDCPTGNREVVEAGPYGTLAPVENVEGLANAIRAELKTKRSKNEQRAGAHSRSLDRCLESWVKLLEAWPEKFVDQFPSHLADTCEQPWGR from the coding sequence ATGAACAGGCGTCCCAGAGTTGAGCCGCAGTTGCAGAATAACAATCCCATCATCGCCATCGGCAATTACGACTTCCGGCCCAGCGGCACAGTCGTGAAATCCATCGAGATCGCAGCAGCCTGTGCAAAAGCGGGCCTGCCGGTCGAACTATGGGTAGTTCGGGACGAAGGCGCTTTGCGCGCACGCGTACCGGCCGGCGTGCCGGTTTTCGAGACGGGATCAGCGATGCGCCTGCACAACCGCGGTCTTGATCTGGCGCTTAATATTCCCGCCCTCGCCGCGGCCTTGCGCCGCCGCCGTCCTACGCTGTTCCTGAGCGGTGGCAATCACCTCCACCTCGCCGCGCGAATTGCCCTTGGCCTGAGTGGCCGAAGGCGATCCATCCAGTTGGGCGCTCGCGCCAGCAATTCGGCGCATCATGGCAAGGCGACACGATGGCAGGCGCTGATCGGCACTTGGAGCAATCGCCTTAAATTCGGCGGTGCAGACTTTATCGTAGCTGTGTCTCACGCCCTGGCAGCGGAAATTCAAACCGCATTGCCCAAAAAGAGCGTGGGCATTATCGCCAATGGGGTTGATCTGGCGAAAGTCGATCGGCTTGTTTCTGCACCCTTCGCTCATCATTTCCTGGACGAACAGTGCGACCGTCCTCCACTGCTCGTCACCATCGGAAGAATCGTGCGGCAGAAGGGCTTCGATCTGCTCGTATCCGCTCTTGGCCGTCTGGACGATATTGGTGCTCGGTTAATGATCATTGGGGATGGTGACTCAACCAAGATAGCCGCACTCAAGAGCTTGGCCGAGGCAGAAGGCGTTGCCCATAGGGTTGCGTTGCTGGGCTATCAGGACAATCCGTTCGCTATCCTATCCAGAGCCGATCTCTTCGTCAGCGCGTCACGCTGGGAGGGCGCAAGCAACGCATTGATCGAAGCACTCGCTTGCGGGCTTCCGATCGTCGCCACCGATTGTCCCACCGGCAATCGCGAAGTGGTTGAAGCCGGTCCTTACGGGACGCTCGCACCTGTGGAGAACGTGGAAGGACTGGCCAATGCCATTCGAGCCGAACTGAAAACGAAACGCTCAAAAAACGAGCAGCGTGCTGGGGCTCACAGCCGATCGCTTGATCGCTGTTTGGAGAGCTGGGTGAAATTGCTAGAAGCCTGGCCGGAAAAGTTCGTAGATCAGTTCCCTTCCCATTTAGCTGACACTTGTGAGCAACCTTGGGGCAGATGA
- a CDS encoding glycosyltransferase: MKIAFVTYGFGLGGTDRVCCHLAQGFHDMGDEVTILACARGGKGEPALRDIIKGGPPVAFLTNRKWGHRQAQKIMSMLAYIRWLRRERPDFVVATGNNICRFTALGFRLAGMKRTSRLIIKTTNPVLRPRKSLAEKIRRRAFGRAFLDASAVLTLSEEESLLLARTFPKSATQFRAVYNPYLTAAFAQDPAEGHVNEAPSSWDDKKTVMLAVGRLHHQKNYPRMLRAFAALIQAGRSNLMLRISGDGPDREAIIRLIQKLNIADNVELLGYTNDIRGLMAAADVLLLSSDYEGLPAVVIEALACNCPVISTNCFPMAKTLLGSLPRCVVVEEGSADAFTAALTQWLDGARERPSLRPYALRYSTASAIQSHRAAILESSL; encoded by the coding sequence ATGAAGATTGCGTTTGTAACCTATGGCTTCGGACTGGGCGGCACGGATCGCGTATGCTGCCATCTTGCCCAGGGATTTCACGATATGGGAGATGAGGTAACGATTTTAGCCTGCGCCCGTGGGGGTAAGGGCGAACCGGCGTTGAGAGACATCATAAAGGGCGGCCCGCCTGTCGCATTCCTTACAAATCGGAAATGGGGACATCGTCAGGCGCAAAAAATCATGTCGATGCTGGCCTATATACGCTGGCTCAGACGGGAACGTCCCGACTTTGTCGTCGCTACCGGAAATAACATCTGCCGTTTCACGGCACTGGGCTTCAGGCTCGCAGGCATGAAACGCACGAGCCGTCTCATCATTAAAACAACTAATCCGGTTCTACGCCCAAGAAAAAGTCTAGCTGAAAAAATTAGGCGCCGAGCGTTCGGCCGGGCATTTCTCGATGCATCCGCGGTGCTAACATTAAGTGAGGAGGAATCGCTGCTGCTTGCGCGAACTTTCCCGAAGTCGGCCACGCAATTTCGCGCGGTATATAATCCCTATCTCACGGCGGCCTTCGCGCAGGATCCCGCTGAAGGCCACGTCAACGAAGCACCAAGTAGCTGGGACGATAAAAAGACGGTGATGCTGGCCGTTGGCCGGCTTCATCATCAAAAAAATTATCCCCGTATGCTCCGGGCTTTCGCGGCTCTTATCCAGGCGGGAAGAAGCAATTTGATGCTTCGAATCAGTGGCGATGGACCTGACCGCGAAGCCATAATCAGGTTAATTCAGAAGCTGAATATCGCCGACAATGTAGAATTGCTTGGCTACACAAATGATATCCGCGGATTGATGGCAGCAGCAGATGTCCTGCTATTGTCATCAGATTATGAAGGTCTGCCGGCCGTCGTAATCGAAGCGCTCGCCTGCAACTGCCCGGTAATTTCCACCAACTGCTTCCCAATGGCAAAGACGCTGCTGGGGTCTCTGCCACGTTGCGTTGTCGTTGAAGAGGGGAGCGCCGATGCTTTTACGGCCGCTTTAACTCAATGGCTGGACGGAGCACGGGAACGCCCCTCATTACGGCCCTATGCTTTACGCTATTCCACTGCCAGTGCGATACAAAGCCATCGCGCTGCCATATTAGAGAGCTCTCTGTGA
- a CDS encoding CDP-alcohol phosphatidyltransferase family protein: protein MTNAERIERMVVESAQKGLRVAADNSLAVNLGFVFDPILLREVLRNPHLTFVQNGELLVGQMPPNEVDIHPLQQGGLQIIELRDGHKVYNEQLRKLETPYAERLTPQTRRSIERRSYYGAYKGVTDILTKYLWPELALWLTRGAAQIGMTPNMITAIGAILCIAATFLFSQGLYWTGMLAGFGFMVLDTVDGKLARCTITSSKWGNIFDHGIDLIHPPFWWYAWAVGLSAWGQQLSVSIFWAVMGIIVGGYVVQRLIEGVFMRSFEGMHIHVWQRFDTWFRLITARRNPNMVILFVSLLAGRPDLGLIALAWWTVISLIVHAVRLLQAYGEKRAGRPIVSWMEARA from the coding sequence ATGACTAACGCTGAACGTATAGAGCGCATGGTGGTAGAGTCCGCTCAAAAAGGTTTGCGCGTTGCGGCTGACAACAGCTTAGCGGTAAATCTTGGGTTCGTATTTGATCCAATATTATTACGTGAGGTCTTACGGAACCCCCATCTAACCTTCGTTCAGAATGGTGAATTGCTAGTCGGGCAGATGCCGCCTAATGAAGTTGATATTCATCCCCTTCAGCAGGGCGGTCTTCAAATAATCGAACTTCGCGACGGGCATAAGGTGTACAATGAACAGCTACGGAAGCTTGAGACGCCCTATGCTGAACGGCTGACCCCGCAGACCCGCCGATCTATTGAGCGACGCAGTTATTATGGCGCGTATAAAGGCGTAACGGATATTTTGACCAAGTATCTTTGGCCTGAACTGGCGCTGTGGTTAACCCGTGGAGCAGCTCAGATCGGAATGACCCCAAATATGATCACCGCCATTGGAGCTATACTGTGCATAGCTGCAACATTCTTGTTTTCGCAGGGGCTCTACTGGACCGGAATGCTAGCTGGCTTTGGCTTCATGGTACTTGATACCGTTGATGGAAAGCTGGCCCGCTGCACTATCACTTCTTCGAAATGGGGAAATATATTCGATCATGGCATTGATCTCATCCACCCGCCATTCTGGTGGTATGCTTGGGCCGTCGGACTCTCAGCATGGGGACAACAATTGTCCGTTTCCATTTTCTGGGCCGTCATGGGCATTATCGTGGGAGGATATGTAGTCCAGCGCTTGATCGAAGGTGTATTCATGCGATCGTTCGAGGGCATGCATATCCATGTGTGGCAGCGGTTCGATACTTGGTTCCGGCTGATCACCGCGCGGCGCAATCCCAATATGGTGATCCTGTTCGTCTCGCTCCTGGCTGGGCGGCCAGATCTGGGGCTGATCGCGCTTGCCTGGTGGACAGTGATTTCGCTGATCGTACATGCGGTGCGGTTGCTGCAAGCTTATGGTGAAAAGCGCGCGGGGCGGCCTATCGTCAGCTGGATGGAGGCGAGAGCATGA
- a CDS encoding HIT family protein, protein MNETIRRFGFPQTLVAEFDHWVVLLRPAQPTLGALVLAAKSDARAFGALEAAAHAELAEVTKAIETALSEAIGYEKINYLMLMMVDPHVHFHVLPRYEGSREHAGIGIADAGWPGQPDLGQAVKLDSDQVAALTGWLKPYFA, encoded by the coding sequence ATGAATGAAACCATCAGAAGATTCGGATTCCCGCAAACGCTGGTGGCCGAGTTCGATCATTGGGTAGTGCTGCTGCGTCCGGCCCAGCCAACCTTGGGAGCGCTGGTGCTGGCGGCCAAGTCTGACGCCAGGGCTTTCGGGGCTCTTGAGGCGGCGGCCCATGCCGAACTGGCCGAGGTGACCAAGGCGATCGAGACAGCGCTTTCAGAAGCGATCGGTTATGAGAAGATCAATTATCTGATGCTGATGATGGTCGATCCGCATGTCCATTTCCATGTCCTGCCCCGATATGAGGGCAGCAGGGAGCATGCCGGCATCGGCATAGCCGACGCAGGCTGGCCCGGGCAGCCCGACCTTGGCCAGGCGGTCAAGCTGGACAGCGACCAGGTCGCGGCACTGACCGGCTGGCTCAAACCCTATTTCGCGTAG
- a CDS encoding phosphocholine cytidylyltransferase family protein: MSISKAIILSAGQGSRLLPLTRDVPKCMIDFNGRTLISWQVAALVANGVSDIVVVTGFRTERVEDHALQLYRETGARIRTLFNPFFQVADNLGTCWIAREEMDRDFIILNGDTIVSDEIVAKLIGGAQDAITVTVDVKSDYDDDDMKVNRDASGRLHAIGKRLLPPDTNAESIGMLAFRGEGPAIFRSQIDQMMRTPEGVERWYLRAIDLIAKGNRVGTVSIQGMEWQEVDFPQDVDAANALTARWLAEGRYAK, from the coding sequence ATGAGCATCAGCAAAGCCATCATCCTCTCCGCCGGCCAGGGTTCGCGCCTCCTTCCACTGACGCGCGACGTGCCCAAATGCATGATCGACTTCAATGGTCGCACTCTCATCAGCTGGCAGGTGGCGGCGCTGGTCGCCAATGGGGTGAGCGACATCGTCGTGGTCACCGGCTTTCGCACGGAGCGCGTGGAGGATCATGCGCTGCAGCTCTATCGCGAAACGGGCGCGCGCATCCGGACGCTGTTCAACCCCTTCTTCCAGGTCGCCGACAATCTTGGCACATGCTGGATCGCTCGGGAGGAAATGGACCGGGACTTCATCATCCTCAACGGCGACACGATCGTTTCGGACGAGATCGTCGCGAAGCTGATCGGCGGCGCGCAGGATGCGATCACCGTCACCGTCGATGTGAAAAGCGACTATGATGACGATGACATGAAGGTGAACCGCGACGCGAGCGGCCGTCTGCACGCCATCGGCAAGCGTCTGCTGCCTCCCGACACCAATGCCGAATCGATCGGCATGCTCGCATTCCGGGGCGAGGGGCCCGCCATCTTCCGCAGTCAGATCGACCAGATGATGCGCACGCCAGAGGGCGTTGAGCGCTGGTATCTCCGCGCGATCGATCTGATTGCGAAGGGCAACCGCGTCGGCACGGTATCGATTCAGGGCATGGAGTGGCAGGAAGTCGATTTCCCGCAGGATGTCGATGCCGCCAACGCGCTCACCGCCCGCTGGCTGGCGGAAGGCCGCTACGCGAAATAG
- a CDS encoding lipopolysaccharide biosynthesis protein codes for MDSKDGSSGAKEGFARILANTGWLLGGKGVGAVLSLAYLAIVTRTLGVADFGRFALILSAATIVKTLVSFESWQIVVRYGQPHLMSANHDALNRVLRFCILIDLASAAAGGVIAAIILVAFGPMMELSSAMAWQTWFFCMVMLITIRSSPTGVLRLFDRFDSAAAAETMIPIGRMIGAAIAWALMPNITGYLIAWGVAELLCAAVYWSLALKVGGNKLGDWRTGRAMEARLENPGIVTFLTATNIQTTLVSTGQQLAVVVVGLFAGPAGAGLYRLANQLAQALTKISGLLSRSIFVELSRTHSSHGTDELRTLFRRTNRLAYVAGAVIIALILTVGHPLLGLIAGKPFLPAYPLLLLLGIAACIDLLGVSYRPLLMATDRSALSLRITLITTLLLLTLQAVLLSIHGTIGAASANVIASAAGFIMMGLASRKAMRRDEAHQG; via the coding sequence GTGGACAGCAAGGACGGGTCGAGCGGGGCCAAGGAAGGCTTTGCCCGCATCCTGGCAAATACCGGCTGGCTGCTGGGCGGCAAGGGCGTGGGCGCGGTGCTTAGCCTTGCTTATCTGGCGATCGTCACACGGACGCTGGGCGTGGCCGATTTTGGTCGCTTCGCCCTGATCCTGAGCGCCGCGACGATCGTCAAGACGCTGGTTAGCTTCGAAAGCTGGCAGATTGTCGTGCGATACGGCCAACCGCATCTGATGAGCGCCAATCATGATGCGCTGAACCGCGTGCTGCGCTTTTGCATCCTGATCGATCTTGCGTCCGCGGCAGCGGGAGGCGTGATCGCGGCGATTATCCTGGTGGCCTTTGGGCCGATGATGGAGCTGTCTTCCGCGATGGCGTGGCAGACATGGTTCTTCTGCATGGTAATGCTGATCACCATCCGCTCCTCCCCCACGGGCGTGCTACGCCTGTTCGACCGCTTCGATTCAGCGGCGGCGGCCGAAACCATGATACCGATCGGACGCATGATAGGCGCGGCGATCGCCTGGGCACTGATGCCCAATATCACTGGTTATCTTATTGCCTGGGGCGTAGCCGAACTGCTGTGCGCGGCTGTCTATTGGTCGCTGGCGCTGAAGGTGGGCGGGAACAAGCTGGGTGATTGGCGCACAGGGCGGGCGATGGAAGCGCGGCTGGAGAATCCCGGCATCGTCACCTTTCTGACGGCGACCAACATTCAGACCACGCTGGTTTCGACCGGTCAGCAGCTGGCCGTGGTGGTTGTGGGCCTCTTCGCGGGGCCCGCGGGCGCGGGGCTCTATCGCCTGGCGAATCAGCTTGCCCAAGCGCTGACGAAGATTTCCGGCCTTCTCTCGCGCAGCATCTTCGTGGAACTGAGCCGGACCCACTCCAGCCATGGGACGGATGAGCTACGGACGCTCTTCCGGCGCACCAATCGGCTGGCCTATGTCGCAGGGGCGGTGATTATCGCGTTGATCCTGACAGTTGGCCATCCGCTGCTTGGGCTGATCGCTGGCAAGCCGTTCCTGCCCGCCTATCCGTTGCTGCTGTTATTGGGGATCGCGGCGTGCATCGACCTGCTAGGGGTAAGCTATAGGCCGTTATTGATGGCTACAGACCGTTCAGCGCTATCACTGCGGATCACGCTGATCACAACGCTGCTGCTACTCACGCTTCAAGCGGTTCTGCTGTCGATCCATGGCACGATCGGTGCAGCGAGCGCAAATGTGATCGCATCAGCGGCGGGGTTCATCATGATGGGGTTGGCGAGCCGGAAGGCGATGAGGCGGGACGAGGCTCATCAAGGGTGA
- a CDS encoding nucleotidyltransferase family protein yields MTKITALLLAGSRPGSDPLALAAGVPVKPLAPVAGEPMINYPARALLAHPSIGQLVILTQTPELYKAEPATAWLGDHPQVRFEASNSGIASTLLGLLDRPDLPFPLLVTTADHVLLDTDMLDQFLTEGQGADIAVAMVERATLLARYPASRRTWLKFRDGWWSGANLFWFGSAKAHAVISLWQEVEQDRKKGWKILAAFGPLVLLGALLRLLALRSGIARIGRRFGLSAKLVAMQKAEACIDADKGEDVTLIEDILRGKTSAVSSVRDSI; encoded by the coding sequence ATGACGAAGATCACCGCCCTGTTGCTCGCCGGATCGCGCCCCGGTTCCGATCCGCTTGCGCTTGCCGCAGGCGTTCCCGTGAAGCCGCTGGCTCCGGTCGCAGGCGAACCGATGATCAACTATCCCGCGCGGGCCTTGCTGGCCCACCCGTCGATTGGGCAGCTTGTCATCCTGACTCAGACGCCAGAGCTATATAAGGCAGAGCCCGCCACAGCATGGCTCGGCGATCATCCGCAGGTCCGCTTCGAAGCGAGCAACAGCGGCATTGCCTCCACGCTGCTTGGCCTGCTCGATCGCCCGGATTTGCCTTTCCCACTGCTCGTGACCACGGCGGACCATGTCCTCCTCGACACGGATATGCTCGACCAGTTCCTGACGGAAGGGCAGGGGGCTGACATCGCCGTCGCCATGGTGGAGCGCGCGACGCTGCTCGCGCGCTACCCCGCCTCCCGCCGCACTTGGCTCAAATTCCGTGACGGCTGGTGGTCGGGCGCCAACCTCTTCTGGTTCGGCAGCGCTAAGGCACATGCCGTCATCTCGCTCTGGCAGGAAGTCGAACAGGACCGCAAAAAGGGATGGAAGATCCTTGCCGCCTTCGGCCCCTTGGTGCTGCTCGGCGCCCTGCTGCGGCTCTTGGCACTGCGCAGCGGCATAGCCCGGATAGGCCGCCGTTTTGGCCTAAGCGCCAAACTGGTCGCTATGCAAAAGGCCGAAGCCTGCATCGACGCCGACAAAGGTGAAGATGTAACGCTGATCGAAGACATATTGCGCGGGAAAACAAGCGCTGTCAGCTCGGTGAGAGACTCCATCTGA
- a CDS encoding M23 family metallopeptidase, giving the protein MFHGSQLSPQQGGASASLWLTDAIGKGAAAPADARDWRTRLRDWAEDVELVPDLGQRVGSRTWFRGLATCFVLCAAALYLSPGFHPLPGEPQPLLAQPQFDEVRSQMITPLAMGADSGRRMGPTDAVQPLRETPERPQIELRAQIGGSDSLGRALSRAGVSNSDVAQVMTLASGDIGKGMKSGTPLDIILGRRASRDMPRPLDHLAFRARLDLALEINRVGGVLQVKRTPIRVDDTPLRIQGVIGDSIYQSARAAGAPPKAIQTFLRVVAQQVDLGSIHAGDRYDIITEYRRAETGDVEVGDLLFAGLHRPSGRGIDMLKWTSDGRSQWFEASGVGERRGVLSAPVQGRMSSGFGMRRHPILGYTRMHAGIDFAAAYGSPIYAATDGVVSYAGRHGGHGNYVRLEHGSGLATGYAHMSRIAARYGQRVRQGQVIGYVGSSGLSTGPHLHYELYRSGRTINPLSVKFTTTAQLAGRELAAFRDRLRQLKSLRAGLPVKIAQASAPSSALAQAVN; this is encoded by the coding sequence GTGTTTCATGGTAGCCAGCTCAGTCCTCAACAGGGGGGCGCGTCCGCATCCCTCTGGTTGACGGACGCCATCGGCAAGGGCGCCGCTGCGCCGGCCGATGCGCGCGACTGGCGCACCCGCCTGCGCGACTGGGCCGAAGATGTCGAGCTGGTCCCCGACCTTGGCCAGCGCGTCGGCAGCCGCACCTGGTTTCGCGGCCTTGCCACCTGTTTCGTGCTTTGCGCTGCCGCCCTCTATCTCTCTCCGGGCTTTCACCCGCTCCCTGGCGAACCGCAGCCCTTGCTCGCGCAGCCCCAGTTCGACGAAGTGCGCAGCCAGATGATCACCCCGCTCGCCATGGGCGCGGACAGCGGCAGGCGCATGGGGCCGACCGATGCGGTGCAGCCTTTGCGCGAAACCCCTGAACGTCCGCAGATCGAACTGCGCGCGCAGATTGGGGGCAGCGATTCGCTCGGCCGCGCTTTGTCTCGCGCCGGGGTAAGCAACAGCGACGTCGCCCAGGTCATGACCCTGGCCAGCGGCGACATTGGCAAGGGCATGAAGTCCGGCACGCCGCTCGACATCATTCTTGGCCGTCGCGCCAGCCGCGACATGCCCCGGCCGCTCGACCATCTCGCCTTCCGCGCCCGGCTCGATCTCGCGCTGGAGATCAACCGCGTAGGCGGTGTACTGCAGGTCAAGCGCACGCCGATCCGCGTCGATGACACGCCGCTGCGCATCCAGGGCGTGATCGGCGACAGCATCTACCAATCGGCTCGTGCGGCCGGAGCGCCGCCCAAGGCGATCCAGACATTCCTCCGCGTCGTCGCCCAACAGGTCGATCTTGGCTCAATCCACGCCGGGGACCGCTACGACATCATCACCGAATATCGGCGCGCCGAAACGGGCGATGTGGAAGTGGGCGACCTGCTCTTCGCGGGCCTCCACCGGCCCAGCGGCCGCGGCATCGACATGCTGAAATGGACGAGCGACGGCCGCAGCCAATGGTTCGAGGCTTCGGGCGTCGGCGAACGGCGCGGCGTCCTGTCCGCCCCGGTTCAAGGCCGGATGTCCTCGGGCTTCGGCATGCGCCGCCACCCGATCCTGGGCTATACGCGCATGCACGCGGGCATAGACTTTGCCGCCGCTTATGGCTCGCCCATCTATGCGGCGACCGATGGCGTCGTGTCCTATGCCGGGCGGCATGGCGGCCATGGCAATTATGTCCGCCTGGAACATGGCAGCGGCCTCGCCACCGGCTATGCGCATATGAGCCGCATCGCCGCCCGCTACGGCCAGCGCGTCCGGCAGGGGCAGGTGATCGGCTATGTCGGCTCCAGCGGCCTGTCGACCGGCCCGCATCTTCATTATGAACTCTACCGCAGCGGCCGCACCATCAATCCCCTGTCGGTCAAGTTCACCACGACCGCGCAGCTAGCCGGCCGCGAACTCGCCGCATTCCGCGACCGCCTGCGCCAGCTCAAGAGCCTGCGTGCCGGGCTCCCCGTCAAGATTGCTCAGGCGAGCGCGCCCTCATCGGCCTTGGCTCAGGCTGTCAATTAG